In a single window of the Phycisphaerales bacterium genome:
- a CDS encoding prepilin-type N-terminal cleavage/methylation domain-containing protein: protein MGRGLTLLEVIIAIALIAMLVSALLTFYWQTLQLRDASEKLHDRTAIVRQVLGQISGELRAALPAERVNFPVTRFIGERRKITFVTAWQRDESDEAFRTFRESERYDQPLPRQDLREVTYELWIEINEQTEEGDPVVGGLLRTERRLLDPTETEADVPEGEVLPYIQRNLWAHELGYLEFRYFDGVQWHTQWEVQEGNPLPHLIQVTVGFDALKRFEHENEDLNQYTLEDYPLGPDVPNINRFSQIVRVAGADPMFSGRLQNLRNSLGEETFTFGGTVPEGEEGGAP, encoded by the coding sequence ATGGGGCGGGGACTGACGCTGCTCGAAGTGATCATCGCCATTGCGCTGATCGCGATGCTGGTAAGCGCGCTGCTGACGTTCTACTGGCAGACGCTGCAACTGCGGGATGCGAGTGAGAAGCTGCACGACCGAACCGCGATCGTACGGCAGGTGCTCGGGCAAATCTCAGGCGAGTTGCGGGCGGCGCTGCCGGCCGAGCGGGTGAATTTCCCGGTGACGCGGTTCATCGGTGAACGGAGGAAAATCACGTTCGTCACGGCCTGGCAGCGGGATGAAAGCGACGAAGCATTTCGCACTTTCCGGGAATCAGAGCGGTACGACCAGCCGCTGCCGCGCCAGGATCTGCGCGAAGTCACGTACGAACTGTGGATCGAAATCAACGAGCAGACGGAGGAAGGCGACCCGGTGGTAGGGGGGTTGTTGCGGACCGAGCGGCGGCTGCTGGACCCGACAGAGACGGAGGCGGATGTGCCGGAGGGCGAGGTGCTGCCGTACATCCAGCGGAACCTCTGGGCGCACGAGCTGGGATACCTCGAGTTCCGCTACTTCGATGGAGTGCAGTGGCATACGCAGTGGGAAGTCCAGGAAGGAAATCCGCTGCCGCACCTGATCCAGGTGACGGTGGGATTTGATGCGCTGAAGCGCTTTGAGCATGAAAATGAGGATTTGAACCAGTACACCCTGGAGGATTATCCGCTCGGACCGGATGTGCCGAACATCAACCGCTTCAGCCAGATTGTGCGGGTGGCCGGCGCGGACCCCATGTTCAGCGGGCGGTTGCAGAACCTGCGGAACTCGCTGGGGGAGGAGACGTTCACATTCGGCGGCACCGTGCCGGAGGGTGAGGAAGGGGGCGCGCCATGA
- the pilM gene encoding pilus assembly protein PilM, giving the protein MMTKMRKVLCLDWDKRSLRLVVARVGRGRVTLEDAHSKWFPNQVDADDPQVLGEFIRAVMRQFNLHHRTVVVDIPRERSVINRLTLPPTPSHEVAAAVQFQALKELPFPPETAAIDFLVLKRDERGWVTEVLLAAVTHETLDRVRATCAAAGLTPVRIGLRPYANMLSVLRARNAADRNVLLVDVGPGATEIDIIRGEVLAFARSANVNVPPPPGDWGAHEDSRIISIADIRDYGATDDALSNAVDELLKEVLRTLAAYRATEPEVALDEVIVAGGTGVEPELASRLEERLHVPVLLFDPTPTLGGVKDDTAGKAKKLRSFSATLGLAWGLSEEGLLALDFLNPKKPIPAGEALRKRMRLIGLAAAALLIAVGGLYARSYLELRQQFKQVDAQREALAADVRAKLELKHAADIAEDWGREAVWADELLNVVQVMLEPGAQPGERMVVQTIVLDSTARRPGIKLTNVHAVDWQVPREFEKRLNEARSEDNVRLYEAAQGVWSSLGDARKFFGRTDLNVTLRALEEFRAKEPQRNQLRRQELQQLRVLGPNGGQR; this is encoded by the coding sequence ATGATGACGAAGATGCGCAAAGTACTCTGCCTCGACTGGGACAAGCGCTCGCTGCGCCTGGTCGTGGCGCGGGTCGGCCGCGGGCGGGTGACGCTCGAGGACGCCCATTCCAAGTGGTTCCCCAACCAGGTGGACGCCGACGATCCGCAGGTGCTCGGCGAGTTCATCCGGGCAGTGATGCGGCAGTTCAACCTGCACCACCGCACGGTCGTCGTGGATATTCCGCGCGAACGGTCGGTCATCAACCGGCTGACACTGCCGCCGACCCCGTCGCACGAGGTCGCGGCGGCCGTGCAGTTCCAGGCGCTGAAGGAACTGCCCTTCCCGCCGGAGACCGCCGCGATCGACTTCCTCGTACTGAAGCGGGACGAGCGCGGGTGGGTGACGGAAGTGCTGCTGGCCGCGGTGACGCACGAAACGCTGGACCGTGTGCGGGCGACGTGCGCGGCGGCCGGATTGACACCGGTTCGGATCGGGTTGCGGCCGTACGCGAATATGTTGAGCGTGCTGCGCGCCCGGAATGCGGCCGATCGCAACGTTCTGCTGGTGGATGTCGGCCCGGGGGCGACGGAGATCGACATCATCCGCGGTGAGGTGCTGGCGTTCGCGCGGTCGGCGAACGTGAATGTGCCGCCGCCGCCGGGTGACTGGGGTGCGCACGAGGACTCGCGCATCATCTCGATCGCGGACATTCGCGATTATGGTGCGACCGACGATGCGCTCAGCAACGCGGTCGACGAGTTGCTGAAGGAGGTCCTGCGGACACTCGCCGCGTACCGGGCGACGGAGCCGGAAGTTGCGCTCGACGAAGTGATCGTCGCCGGCGGCACCGGGGTGGAGCCGGAACTGGCCAGCCGGCTGGAAGAACGGCTGCATGTCCCGGTCCTGCTGTTCGACCCGACGCCGACGCTGGGCGGCGTGAAGGATGATACGGCCGGGAAGGCGAAGAAGCTGCGTTCGTTCTCCGCAACACTGGGGCTGGCGTGGGGGCTGAGCGAAGAGGGCCTGCTGGCGCTGGACTTTCTGAACCCGAAGAAACCGATCCCGGCCGGCGAGGCGCTGCGGAAACGCATGCGACTGATCGGGCTCGCGGCGGCCGCGTTGTTGATTGCGGTGGGCGGTCTGTACGCACGGAGTTACCTGGAGTTGCGGCAGCAGTTCAAGCAGGTGGATGCCCAACGGGAAGCGCTGGCGGCGGATGTGCGGGCGAAACTCGAGTTGAAGCACGCGGCGGATATCGCGGAGGACTGGGGGCGCGAAGCGGTCTGGGCAGACGAGTTGCTCAACGTCGTGCAGGTCATGCTGGAGCCGGGGGCACAGCCCGGCGAGCGCATGGTGGTGCAGACGATCGTGCTGGACAGCACGGCGCGGCGGCCCGGCATCAAACTGACGAATGTGCATGCGGTGGACTGGCAGGTGCCGCGGGAGTTCGAGAAGCGGCTGAACGAAGCGCGCAGCGAAGACAACGTCCGCTTGTACGAAGCGGCGCAGGGGGTCTGGTCGAGTCTGGGCGACGCGCGGAAGTTCTTTGGGCGCACAGACCTCAACGTGACGCTGCGGGCGCTGGAGGAATTCCGCGCCAAGGAGCCGCAACGGAACCAGTTGCGACGGCAGGAACTGCAACAGTTGCGGGTCCTTGGTCCGAACGGAGGACAGCGATGA
- a CDS encoding general secretion pathway protein GspK, with amino-acid sequence MTAPFRPQRALVLPVVLVLIALLALIVATYMFMVRATLSGEQAQQNVYQARLAAESGLQEVLFLVRRAPNDMAVWWDNPTLFHHRLVWAPTFDRENDPVPKLGSRRELLEAGRPPEAWRYSVVGTYPDGVLEAIRFGITPEAGKLNLNAASEAEIERLLTDVLQDLALDNVSDLIAALLDWLDEDDETRPGGAEADYYASLDPGYRPKNGKLDSLEELLLIKGWSAVPLYGEDLNRNGLLDPNEDDGAASFPRYDNADGVLQRGLYPYITLWSREPRPPGQGGAGGGGQGDPYLWGKVNVNTAPLRVLQALEGMPPEAAQQIVARRAELTPEELSSPQWLLGSGILDPAALAVLQERLTTRALQFRIEILGYGDHTKLMRRYEWIVEMRGSTAQVLYHRDLTNLGQAWPIDEEKYIPRREQ; translated from the coding sequence ATGACCGCCCCGTTTCGTCCGCAGCGTGCACTCGTGCTGCCGGTGGTGCTGGTCCTGATCGCCTTGCTCGCCCTGATCGTGGCGACGTACATGTTCATGGTGCGGGCGACGCTGTCCGGCGAGCAGGCGCAACAGAACGTGTACCAGGCGCGGCTGGCCGCCGAATCCGGCTTGCAGGAAGTGCTATTCCTGGTGCGGCGCGCACCGAACGACATGGCGGTCTGGTGGGACAACCCGACGCTGTTCCATCATCGGCTCGTGTGGGCGCCGACGTTCGACCGGGAGAATGACCCGGTACCGAAGCTCGGGTCGCGGCGGGAATTACTCGAGGCCGGGCGTCCACCCGAGGCCTGGCGGTACAGCGTGGTGGGTACGTATCCCGACGGGGTGCTGGAGGCGATCCGCTTCGGCATCACGCCGGAAGCGGGCAAGCTGAATCTGAACGCGGCCAGCGAGGCGGAGATCGAGCGACTACTGACGGACGTGCTGCAGGACCTCGCGCTCGACAATGTGTCCGACCTCATCGCGGCGCTGCTCGACTGGTTGGACGAGGACGATGAAACCCGGCCGGGCGGGGCGGAGGCGGACTACTATGCGAGTCTCGACCCCGGCTACCGGCCGAAAAACGGGAAACTCGATTCGCTGGAGGAATTGCTGCTGATCAAGGGGTGGAGTGCGGTTCCGCTGTACGGGGAGGACCTGAACCGCAATGGGTTGCTCGATCCGAATGAAGACGACGGAGCCGCATCCTTCCCGCGGTACGACAACGCCGACGGGGTGCTGCAGCGCGGGTTGTACCCGTACATCACGCTCTGGTCGCGGGAGCCGCGGCCGCCCGGGCAGGGTGGCGCGGGTGGCGGCGGACAAGGCGATCCGTACCTCTGGGGCAAGGTGAATGTGAATACGGCTCCGCTGCGCGTGCTGCAAGCGCTCGAGGGGATGCCGCCGGAGGCGGCGCAGCAGATTGTCGCGCGGCGCGCGGAACTGACTCCGGAGGAACTGTCCTCGCCGCAGTGGCTGCTCGGTTCGGGGATTCTCGATCCGGCGGCACTCGCGGTGCTGCAGGAGCGCCTGACGACGCGGGCGCTCCAGTTCCGAATCGAAATTCTCGGCTACGGGGACCATACTAAGCTGATGCGGCGCTATGAATGGATCGTGGAAATGCGGGGCTCGACGGCGCAGGTACTGTACCATCGGGACCTGACCAACCTCGGCCAGGCGTGGCCCATTGACGAAGAGAAGTACATCCCGCGGCGCGAGCAGTAG